A stretch of the Rhizobium sullae genome encodes the following:
- the otnC gene encoding 3-oxo-tetronate 4-phosphate decarboxylase — MHEINRLREEICRTGQSLFERGLTSGSTGNISVRLSEGGWLMTPTNASMGSLDPARLSLFDASGKLLSGDAPTKEAFLHFSMYGERSDAGAVVHLHSSHATAVSILSDTDPEDVLPPLTAYYVMRVGRLPLVPYFAPGDMALADAVRSLAGRHHAMLLANHGPVVAGTTLANAQFAAEELEETAKLFLMLQHHAKRMLTAEQVDDLRKRFNLP; from the coding sequence ATGCATGAGATCAATCGCCTGCGCGAGGAGATCTGCCGCACGGGGCAGTCGCTTTTCGAACGCGGGCTGACTTCCGGCTCGACCGGCAATATTTCGGTGCGTCTTTCCGAGGGCGGGTGGCTGATGACGCCAACCAATGCCTCGATGGGTTCGCTCGATCCGGCCCGCCTTTCCCTCTTCGATGCGTCGGGCAAGCTCCTGTCTGGCGACGCGCCGACCAAGGAGGCGTTCCTGCATTTTTCGATGTATGGCGAACGCAGCGATGCCGGTGCCGTCGTCCACCTCCATTCGAGCCACGCAACCGCCGTCAGCATCCTGAGCGACACCGACCCTGAGGACGTCCTGCCGCCTCTGACTGCCTATTACGTCATGCGCGTCGGGCGCTTGCCGCTTGTTCCCTATTTCGCACCCGGCGATATGGCGCTCGCAGACGCAGTCCGGTCGCTCGCCGGGCGCCATCACGCCATGTTGCTTGCCAATCACGGGCCGGTCGTCGCTGGCACGACGCTTGCAAATGCCCAGTTCGCCGCCGAAGAGCTTGAAGAAACCGCAAAGCTTTTTCTCATGCTGCAGCATCACGCCAAAAGGATGCTGACCGCAGAACAGGTGGACGACCTGCGCAAGCGTTTCAACCTTCCTTAA
- the otnK gene encoding 3-oxo-tetronate kinase yields MLIGAVADDITGATDLCLMLSREGMRTIQLIGLPEEGALFADADAVVVALKSRTAPSEDAVRDSVAAARNLLAAGAEQLLFKYCSTFDSTDDGNIGPVADALQDLTGGGLTIACPSFPATGRTVYKGHLFVGDRLLSESPLKDHPLTPMEDPDLVRVLQRQTRRPVGLVDWPVIARGETAIRAAFARHEAAGKRILVVDTLSDTDLRAIGAACDGMKLVTGGSGIAMGLPDNFRKRGKLAVRKAMTRITAPAGRAVILAGSCSLATRGQIEVARNAGAAALRLDISAIADGSQSAAQIADWAIAQASDRAPLIYSSASPDELLSIQASMGRHESGALVEQTLADVARRLLQKGFTRFLVAGGETSGAVINALEIKALSIGPEIDPGVPWTRSIGGPDIVLALKSGNFGAPDFFQKARALLETEAPDA; encoded by the coding sequence ATGCTTATTGGCGCAGTAGCCGACGATATCACTGGAGCCACCGATCTGTGCCTCATGCTGTCGCGTGAGGGCATGCGAACCATCCAGTTGATCGGCTTGCCGGAAGAGGGTGCTCTTTTTGCGGATGCCGATGCGGTGGTCGTCGCGCTCAAGTCAAGAACGGCGCCGTCCGAGGATGCCGTCAGGGATTCGGTCGCAGCGGCACGCAATTTGCTCGCTGCCGGCGCAGAGCAACTGCTCTTCAAATACTGTTCGACATTCGATTCCACCGATGACGGCAATATCGGGCCAGTCGCCGACGCGCTTCAGGACCTGACCGGTGGCGGACTGACGATTGCCTGCCCATCCTTTCCCGCGACGGGCCGCACCGTCTACAAGGGTCACCTTTTTGTCGGTGACCGGCTTCTGTCGGAAAGCCCGCTGAAGGATCATCCGTTGACGCCGATGGAAGATCCCGACCTCGTCCGCGTGCTGCAGCGGCAGACAAGGCGTCCGGTCGGTCTCGTCGATTGGCCGGTGATCGCCAGAGGGGAGACCGCCATCCGGGCGGCCTTTGCGCGGCATGAGGCGGCCGGTAAGCGCATCCTTGTCGTCGACACGTTGTCGGACACCGATCTGCGGGCGATCGGTGCTGCATGCGACGGCATGAAGCTTGTCACGGGCGGATCCGGGATTGCCATGGGATTGCCGGACAATTTCAGGAAACGAGGAAAATTGGCGGTCCGAAAGGCCATGACCCGCATCACGGCGCCGGCCGGGCGAGCGGTTATCCTTGCCGGATCCTGCTCGCTTGCGACCCGTGGGCAGATAGAAGTCGCCCGTAACGCCGGCGCTGCGGCTCTGCGGCTTGATATTTCGGCGATTGCAGATGGAAGCCAGAGCGCGGCGCAGATTGCCGACTGGGCGATTGCGCAGGCCAGTGACCGTGCACCGTTGATCTATTCCAGCGCCAGTCCGGACGAGCTTCTGAGCATCCAGGCAAGCATGGGGAGGCACGAATCCGGAGCGCTTGTCGAGCAGACGCTGGCCGATGTCGCGCGGCGGCTCTTGCAGAAGGGTTTTACCCGTTTCCTCGTTGCCGGCGGGGAAACATCGGGCGCGGTGATCAATGCGCTCGAGATCAAGGCGCTTTCGATCGGTCCTGAAATTGATCCGGGCGTGCCGTGGACCCGCAGCATCGGCGGTCCAGATATTGTGCTTGCATTGAAGTCCGGCAATTTTGGCGCCCCGGATTTTTTCCAGAAGGCACGGGCGCTGCTTGAAACGGAGGCTCCAGATGCATGA
- the ltnD gene encoding L-threonate dehydrogenase, with protein sequence MSERTNSKVCVIGLGSMGFGVASSLLKKGFETSGYDISAETMTRFLQDGGRAAASPAEAADGADIVITVVVNGAQTEAVLFGENGAATKMPKGGTILSFATMPPQTAEDLAQRARDLGLNYIDGPISGGAKRAASGELTVMASGRPEAFNHARPVLNAIAMKVYELGDRPGIGSSFKIVNQLLAGVHIAAACEAITFAKALGLDIDKVYEVITASAGNSWMFENRVPHILQGDYSPQSAVDIFTKDLGIVSDLGRGLKFPLPITSTALQMFIMTAAAGMGRDDDASVARLIAKVTGIELPGGPEVT encoded by the coding sequence ATGAGCGAACGGACAAATTCTAAGGTCTGCGTCATCGGTCTTGGATCGATGGGTTTTGGCGTGGCGTCGTCGCTGCTGAAAAAAGGCTTTGAGACCAGCGGCTACGACATCAGCGCGGAGACTATGACCCGCTTCTTACAGGACGGCGGACGGGCGGCGGCAAGTCCGGCCGAGGCGGCTGACGGCGCCGACATCGTCATCACGGTGGTCGTCAACGGCGCTCAGACCGAAGCCGTGTTATTCGGCGAGAACGGAGCCGCCACTAAAATGCCGAAGGGCGGCACGATCCTGTCCTTTGCAACCATGCCGCCACAGACGGCCGAGGATCTGGCGCAGCGCGCCCGCGACCTCGGTCTGAACTATATTGACGGGCCTATCAGCGGCGGCGCAAAACGCGCCGCTTCCGGGGAACTCACGGTGATGGCCTCCGGACGGCCCGAGGCTTTCAACCATGCGCGCCCGGTGCTTAACGCAATCGCCATGAAGGTCTACGAACTCGGAGACCGTCCCGGCATCGGATCGTCTTTCAAGATCGTCAACCAGCTCTTGGCCGGAGTTCATATCGCGGCGGCCTGCGAGGCGATAACCTTTGCCAAGGCGCTCGGCCTCGATATCGACAAGGTCTATGAGGTCATTACGGCGTCTGCGGGCAATTCCTGGATGTTCGAAAACCGGGTTCCGCACATCCTGCAGGGCGATTATTCCCCCCAGAGCGCCGTTGACATCTTCACAAAGGACCTCGGTATCGTGTCGGACCTTGGACGCGGACTGAAATTTCCGCTGCCTATCACCTCGACCGCACTTCAGATGTTCATTATGACGGCCGCAGCCGGCATGGGCCGGGACGACGATGCCTCCGTCGCAAGGCTGATCGCCAAGGTGACAGGCATCGAGCTTCCCGGCGGACCGGAGGTCACCTGA
- the otnI gene encoding 2-oxo-tetronate isomerase: MPQFAANLTMMFNEVAFLERFAAAAMVGFTAVEFLFPYDHTPEVIGERLRENGLTPALFNMPPGNWQAGERGLAALDGRQNEFRASVDVALRYARSTGVRRLHVMSGLASRKDAAAVAIYRNSLTYACDQAGADGIDIVIEPINPRDMPGYFLNDFDFAADTISALDRPNLKLQFDIYHRQIIHGDVLTALRRLMPIIGHVQIASVPLRNEPATGELDDFRLLRELDILGYKGFVGCEYRPVGNTVAGLGWMDAFRSQ, translated from the coding sequence ATGCCGCAATTTGCCGCAAATCTTACAATGATGTTCAACGAGGTTGCATTTCTGGAGCGGTTTGCGGCAGCCGCCATGGTGGGATTCACCGCTGTGGAATTCCTCTTTCCCTATGACCATACGCCGGAAGTCATCGGCGAGCGCCTTCGGGAAAACGGGCTCACACCGGCACTCTTCAATATGCCGCCCGGAAACTGGCAGGCCGGTGAACGCGGCCTGGCTGCACTCGACGGCCGCCAGAACGAGTTTCGGGCGTCGGTTGATGTTGCCCTGCGGTATGCCCGAAGCACCGGTGTCCGCCGACTGCATGTCATGAGCGGCCTGGCGTCGCGGAAGGATGCGGCCGCGGTCGCGATTTACCGCAACTCTCTGACATACGCCTGCGATCAGGCGGGCGCGGACGGCATCGACATCGTCATCGAGCCAATCAATCCGCGGGACATGCCGGGGTACTTTCTCAACGACTTCGACTTTGCCGCTGATACTATCAGTGCATTGGATAGGCCAAACCTGAAGCTTCAATTCGACATCTACCATCGTCAGATCATTCACGGCGACGTGCTCACCGCACTTCGGCGGCTGATGCCGATTATCGGCCATGTGCAAATCGCTTCTGTGCCGCTGCGCAATGAGCCGGCGACAGGTGAGCTTGACGATTTTCGTCTGCTGAGAGAGCTGGATATCCTTGGCTACAAAGGCTTTGTCGGCTGCGAATATCGCCCGGTAGGCAACACAGTGGCCGGACTTGGCTGGATGGACGCGTTTCGCAGCCAGTGA
- a CDS encoding LacI family DNA-binding transcriptional regulator produces the protein MQQKQRLPARKSKVTVKDIALRAGVGESTVSRIMRNKGPVAEETRQRVMEAVRATGYVPNRIAGSLASLDSHLVGVVVPSLSNIVFPEVLQGVHAALHGSDYQPVISITGYDIDLEETIVRGLLSWKPAAILIAGFDHTPATHRMLSESGIRIVEMMDIDSPPIDIAVGMSHRRAGYATGQYLVERGYRRFGYAGHDWKADRRARLRYDGICDALRNAELGIAAHAIAEGPSSVGAGREMTARLCAQPAKLDAIIYSNDDMAVGGVFHCLGAGIRMPDDLAVFGFNGLDIGRELPQPLSTVRSNRFLIGRTSVEKAFETPERPQTRSIVDTGFEIFPGATA, from the coding sequence ATGCAGCAAAAGCAGCGCCTGCCGGCTAGGAAAAGCAAGGTAACCGTCAAGGATATCGCGCTCCGCGCCGGGGTGGGCGAGTCGACCGTCTCGCGGATCATGCGCAACAAGGGTCCCGTGGCCGAAGAAACGCGCCAGCGGGTGATGGAGGCTGTACGGGCGACAGGCTACGTGCCCAACCGGATTGCCGGCTCACTCGCCTCGCTCGACTCACACCTGGTCGGCGTCGTCGTGCCGTCGCTTTCCAACATCGTCTTTCCGGAAGTTCTGCAAGGCGTTCACGCCGCTCTGCATGGCAGCGACTACCAGCCGGTCATCAGCATCACGGGCTACGATATCGATCTGGAGGAAACGATCGTTCGCGGACTGCTGTCATGGAAACCCGCAGCCATCCTGATCGCCGGTTTCGACCATACCCCGGCAACCCATCGCATGCTCTCTGAAAGCGGCATCCGCATCGTCGAGATGATGGACATCGATTCGCCGCCGATCGATATTGCCGTCGGCATGTCGCATCGGCGGGCCGGCTACGCCACCGGCCAATACCTTGTCGAGCGCGGATACCGCCGGTTCGGATATGCCGGACATGACTGGAAAGCGGACAGGCGCGCGCGGCTGCGCTATGACGGAATTTGCGACGCCCTGCGCAACGCGGAATTGGGAATTGCGGCCCACGCGATAGCTGAAGGGCCAAGCTCCGTCGGTGCCGGACGGGAGATGACCGCACGTCTTTGCGCTCAGCCGGCGAAACTGGATGCAATCATCTATTCGAACGACGATATGGCGGTCGGCGGCGTCTTCCATTGCCTCGGTGCCGGAATTCGCATGCCGGACGATCTTGCCGTTTTTGGCTTCAACGGCTTGGATATCGGCCGCGAATTGCCGCAGCCTCTTTCGACCGTTCGCTCCAACCGCTTCCTGATCGGCCGCACATCGGTGGAAAAGGCCTTCGAAACGCCTGAACGGCCGCAAACGAGATCGATCGTCGATACCGGCTTCGAGATTTTCCCGGGCGCCACGGCTTAA
- a CDS encoding SDR family NAD(P)-dependent oxidoreductase, translated as MNRIDLEGQHAIVTGGAQGIGFAIASRLVASGAVVTLWDMDAPLLEKAKAALGAGTRSAVADISHWEQVETAYAATAADRPPVSIVVNSAGIAGDAAPVDSYDIGMWRKIIDINLTGTFYVNRAVVPDMKARNYGRIVNIASIAGKEGNPNAAAYSASKAGVIGLTKSLGKELAGYDIAVNCITPATAQTRILEQLTPEFIEYMRSRIPRGRFLKVEEAASMVAWLVSKENSFTTAATFDLSGGRATY; from the coding sequence ATGAACAGGATCGATCTGGAAGGGCAGCACGCGATCGTAACAGGTGGTGCACAAGGCATCGGTTTTGCGATCGCCAGCCGCCTCGTCGCCTCCGGCGCGGTGGTGACGCTTTGGGATATGGACGCGCCATTGCTGGAGAAGGCCAAGGCTGCGCTCGGAGCTGGAACTCGCAGCGCCGTCGCCGATATCTCGCACTGGGAACAGGTTGAGACTGCCTATGCGGCCACCGCCGCTGATCGCCCGCCCGTTTCGATCGTCGTCAATTCGGCTGGCATTGCAGGAGACGCCGCGCCGGTTGACAGTTATGACATCGGCATGTGGCGGAAGATCATCGATATCAATCTCACCGGCACCTTTTACGTCAACCGCGCCGTCGTTCCGGACATGAAGGCACGCAATTACGGCCGCATCGTCAACATCGCCTCGATCGCAGGCAAGGAAGGCAATCCGAATGCTGCAGCCTATTCCGCCTCGAAGGCAGGCGTCATCGGGCTTACCAAATCGCTGGGCAAGGAGCTTGCCGGCTATGACATCGCCGTCAACTGCATTACGCCCGCAACCGCTCAGACGCGGATTCTCGAACAGCTGACGCCGGAGTTCATCGAATACATGCGCTCGCGCATCCCGCGTGGCCGCTTTTTGAAGGTCGAAGAGGCAGCGTCCATGGTTGCCTGGCTGGTCTCCAAGGAAAACAGCTTTACCACGGCAGCGACGTTCGACCTATCGGGCGGTCGCGCCACCTATTGA
- a CDS encoding carbohydrate ABC transporter permease yields MNANTTDQVLTDNVQGMSYLNRLPRRIVMLYLPMAVFVFVLLFPFYWMAITAVKPNSQLTDYNNYSPFWVVEPTLDHIKYLFLETSYPGWLWNTMLVAVGSTVLSLAASVFGAYAIERVRFTGSRPVGLLIFLAYLVPPSILFIPLAFIVFKLGIYDSRLALIFTYPTFLIPFCTWLLMGYFRSIPFELEESALVDGANRWQILVKIILPLAVPGLISAGIFAFTLSWNEFIYALTFIQSSENKTIPVGVLTELVRGDVFEWGSLMAGALFGSLPVVILYSFFVDYYVSSMTGAVKE; encoded by the coding sequence ATGAACGCCAACACCACCGATCAGGTTCTGACCGACAATGTCCAGGGCATGAGCTATCTCAATCGCCTGCCACGGCGGATCGTCATGCTCTATCTGCCGATGGCGGTCTTCGTCTTCGTGCTGCTCTTTCCGTTCTATTGGATGGCGATCACCGCCGTCAAACCGAACTCGCAGCTGACCGACTACAACAATTACAGTCCCTTCTGGGTCGTGGAGCCGACGCTCGATCACATCAAATATCTGTTCCTCGAAACATCCTATCCTGGCTGGCTCTGGAACACGATGCTGGTTGCGGTCGGCTCGACGGTTCTATCGCTCGCAGCATCCGTCTTCGGCGCTTATGCAATCGAGCGTGTGCGCTTTACCGGCTCGCGCCCGGTTGGGCTCCTGATCTTTCTCGCCTATCTCGTGCCGCCCTCGATCCTCTTCATTCCGCTCGCCTTCATCGTGTTCAAGCTCGGAATATATGATTCCAGGCTGGCACTGATCTTCACCTATCCAACCTTCCTCATCCCCTTCTGCACCTGGCTGCTGATGGGCTATTTCCGCTCGATCCCTTTCGAGCTTGAGGAAAGTGCTCTGGTCGACGGTGCGAACCGCTGGCAGATCCTGGTGAAGATCATTCTCCCGCTTGCGGTGCCCGGATTGATATCGGCCGGCATTTTCGCCTTTACGCTCTCATGGAACGAATTCATCTACGCGCTCACATTCATCCAGTCGTCGGAAAACAAGACCATCCCCGTCGGCGTTCTGACGGAACTGGTGCGCGGCGACGTGTTCGAATGGGGATCGTTGATGGCAGGTGCATTGTTCGGCTCGCTGCCCGTCGTGATCCTCTACTCGTTCTTCGTCGACTACTATGTCTCGTCGATGACCGGCGCGGTGAAGGAATGA
- a CDS encoding carbohydrate ABC transporter permease: protein MSTVTSGDTTRGPIASLMQNNNVHGFLFMLPAAIFLVCFLTYPLGLGVWLGFTDTRIGRDGIFIGLENYQFLASDSVFWLSVFNTLLYTVVASILKFVLGLWLALLLNQHLPFKSFFRAIVLLPWVVPTVLSGLAFWWIYDAQFSILSWSLIKMGLIDGPINFLGDPTNARISVIIANVWRGIPFVAISLLAGLQTIPASLQEAASLDGATSWQRFRYVTLPMLTPIIAVVMTFSVLFTFTDFQLIYVLTKGGPVNATHLMATLSFQRGIPGGQLGEGAAIAVAMIPFLLAAIMFSFFGLQRRKWQQGGQD, encoded by the coding sequence ATGTCGACCGTGACATCCGGGGATACGACGCGCGGCCCGATCGCATCGCTCATGCAGAACAACAATGTGCACGGCTTCCTCTTCATGCTGCCGGCGGCCATCTTTCTCGTATGTTTCCTCACCTATCCGCTGGGGCTCGGTGTCTGGCTCGGGTTCACCGATACCCGAATCGGTCGCGACGGTATCTTCATCGGCCTTGAGAACTATCAGTTCCTTGCCAGCGACTCCGTCTTCTGGCTCTCGGTCTTCAACACCCTGCTTTATACGGTTGTCGCTTCTATCCTGAAATTCGTGCTCGGCCTCTGGCTGGCGCTGCTTCTCAACCAGCACCTGCCATTCAAGTCATTCTTCCGCGCCATCGTCTTGCTTCCATGGGTCGTTCCGACGGTTCTCTCGGGGCTGGCCTTCTGGTGGATCTACGACGCGCAATTTTCGATCCTCTCCTGGTCGCTGATTAAGATGGGCCTGATCGACGGACCGATCAATTTTCTCGGCGATCCCACCAATGCGCGCATCTCAGTCATCATCGCCAATGTCTGGCGCGGCATCCCGTTCGTTGCCATCTCGCTGCTCGCCGGCCTGCAGACCATTCCTGCCTCGCTCCAGGAAGCGGCCTCGCTCGACGGTGCAACCAGCTGGCAGCGGTTCCGCTACGTGACGCTGCCGATGCTGACGCCGATCATCGCGGTTGTGATGACCTTTTCCGTGCTCTTTACCTTCACCGATTTCCAGCTCATCTACGTGCTAACCAAAGGCGGGCCGGTCAACGCAACGCATCTGATGGCGACGCTGTCCTTCCAGCGCGGCATTCCGGGCGGCCAGCTGGGCGAGGGTGCTGCCATTGCGGTCGCGATGATTCCCTTCCTGCTTGCCGCCATCATGTTCAGCTTCTTCGGTCTGCAGCGCCGCAAATGGCAGCAGGGCGGCCAGGATTAA
- a CDS encoding ABC transporter substrate-binding protein gives MTIKRRDFLAASAAAAGIAGLSPLGIRPSFAQAEPSYKPEEGATLRLLRWTPFVKGDEEAWLANTKKFTEATGVDVRVDKESWEDIRPKAAVAANVGSGPDMVMCWFDDAHQYPDKLVDLTELANYLGNKYGGWYDGVRGYATRGDKFIAMPLTAIGNAVVYRDSHVKAAGFSEFPKDTAGLLELCKAMKAKGTPAGFPHGKAVGDGNNYAHWLLWSHGGKMVDESGKVTINSPETLAAINYAKELYATFIPGTESWQDINNNRAFLAGQVSLIANGVSVYYAAKKDPKLAEIAADMRTTNFPIGPVGKSVELHQTSSLLLFNHTQYPEAAKAYIKFMMEADQMNAWITGSSAYCCQPLKAFASNPVWTSDPIHAPYARASETLRPNGYAGPLGYASAGTMADYVLVDMFAVAVTGQMTPEDAMKEAERRANRYYRV, from the coding sequence ATGACAATCAAAAGACGTGATTTCCTTGCTGCGTCGGCGGCTGCCGCCGGTATCGCGGGCCTGTCGCCGCTCGGCATACGCCCGTCCTTCGCCCAGGCGGAGCCGAGCTACAAGCCGGAAGAGGGCGCAACCCTCAGGCTTCTTCGCTGGACGCCGTTCGTCAAAGGAGACGAGGAGGCCTGGCTGGCCAACACCAAGAAGTTCACCGAGGCGACCGGCGTTGACGTTCGCGTCGACAAGGAAAGCTGGGAAGATATCCGCCCGAAGGCTGCCGTTGCCGCCAATGTCGGTTCCGGTCCGGACATGGTGATGTGCTGGTTCGACGACGCCCACCAGTATCCCGACAAGCTCGTCGACCTGACCGAGCTTGCCAACTATCTCGGTAACAAGTACGGCGGCTGGTATGACGGTGTCCGCGGCTATGCAACGCGCGGCGACAAGTTCATCGCTATGCCGCTGACGGCGATCGGCAATGCCGTCGTGTACCGCGACAGCCATGTGAAGGCGGCAGGCTTCAGCGAATTCCCGAAGGACACCGCGGGCCTCCTCGAACTTTGCAAGGCGATGAAGGCCAAGGGTACGCCCGCCGGCTTCCCGCACGGCAAGGCTGTCGGCGACGGCAACAATTACGCCCATTGGCTGCTGTGGAGCCATGGCGGCAAGATGGTGGACGAAAGCGGCAAGGTGACGATCAACAGCCCTGAAACGCTGGCTGCCATCAACTATGCCAAGGAACTCTATGCAACCTTCATTCCGGGCACGGAAAGCTGGCAGGACATCAACAACAACCGCGCATTCCTCGCCGGGCAGGTTTCGCTGATCGCAAACGGCGTATCGGTCTATTATGCGGCGAAGAAAGATCCAAAGCTTGCCGAAATCGCTGCGGATATGAGAACCACGAACTTCCCGATTGGCCCAGTCGGCAAGAGCGTCGAGCTGCACCAGACGAGCTCGCTGCTTCTCTTCAACCATACCCAGTATCCAGAAGCTGCCAAGGCCTACATCAAGTTCATGATGGAAGCTGACCAGATGAACGCCTGGATTACGGGTTCCAGTGCCTATTGCTGCCAGCCTCTGAAGGCTTTCGCCAGCAATCCCGTCTGGACGTCCGATCCGATACACGCGCCTTATGCCCGTGCATCGGAGACACTGCGCCCGAACGGCTATGCCGGTCCGCTGGGCTATGCCTCGGCAGGCACCATGGCCGACTATGTCCTCGTCGACATGTTCGCCGTTGCCGTAACGGGCCAGATGACGCCCGAAGACGCGATGAAGGAAGCGGAGCGCCGGGCAAACCGCTACTACCGTGTTTAA
- a CDS encoding ABC transporter ATP-binding protein: MASVEFVDVRKSFGAFPVIKGVDIEVADGEFVILVGPSGCGKSTLLRMLAGLENISAGEIRIGSRVVNGLAPGERDIAMVFQNYALYPHMTVAQNMAFSLMLKRAPKADMDQRVNKAAGILGLTKLLDRYPRQLSGGQRQRVAMGRAIVRDPQVFLFDEPLSNLDAKLRVAMRAEIKELHQRLSTTTVYVTHDQIEAMTMADKIVVMHDGVVEQVGAPLDLYDRPANLFVAGFIGSPAMNMIKGRLNPDNGNQFIASDGTVLPVANPPAGAKGRDLIYGLRPEYITLDANGLPVEIVVIEPMGYETQLIAKLAGSDVTCIFRERVNARPGDILRVSIDAPHVHLFDAESGQRLSA; this comes from the coding sequence ATGGCAAGTGTCGAGTTCGTCGATGTCAGGAAATCATTCGGGGCGTTCCCGGTCATCAAGGGTGTGGACATCGAGGTCGCGGACGGGGAGTTCGTGATCCTGGTCGGACCGTCCGGATGCGGAAAATCCACACTTTTGCGAATGCTTGCCGGGCTTGAAAATATTTCCGCCGGTGAAATCCGCATCGGCAGCCGCGTCGTCAATGGGCTGGCGCCGGGCGAACGCGACATCGCCATGGTCTTTCAGAACTACGCGCTTTATCCGCACATGACGGTGGCGCAGAACATGGCCTTCTCGCTGATGCTCAAACGGGCGCCGAAGGCGGACATGGATCAGCGTGTCAACAAGGCCGCTGGCATCCTCGGCCTCACCAAACTTCTCGACCGCTATCCGCGCCAGCTTTCCGGCGGCCAGCGGCAGCGCGTTGCCATGGGTCGGGCGATCGTGCGCGATCCGCAGGTCTTCCTTTTCGACGAACCGCTCTCCAATCTCGACGCCAAGCTCCGCGTCGCCATGCGCGCCGAGATCAAGGAGCTTCATCAGCGCCTCAGCACCACGACGGTCTATGTCACCCACGATCAGATCGAGGCCATGACGATGGCCGACAAGATCGTCGTCATGCATGATGGCGTCGTGGAACAGGTGGGCGCACCGCTCGATCTCTACGACAGACCAGCCAACCTTTTCGTCGCGGGCTTCATCGGCTCACCGGCGATGAACATGATCAAGGGCCGTCTCAATCCGGACAACGGCAATCAGTTCATCGCATCGGACGGAACCGTCCTGCCGGTTGCAAATCCACCCGCCGGCGCAAAGGGACGCGATCTGATCTATGGCTTACGCCCGGAATATATCACGCTCGACGCCAATGGCCTGCCGGTGGAGATCGTCGTGATTGAGCCGATGGGCTACGAGACACAGCTGATCGCCAAGCTCGCGGGCAGCGATGTCACCTGCATCTTCCGCGAACGCGTCAATGCGCGGCCCGGCGATATCTTGCGCGTCTCGATCGACGCGCCACATGTGCATCTCTTTGATGCCGAAAGCGGCCAGAGATTGAGTGCCTGA
- a CDS encoding SDR family oxidoreductase, which translates to MTQSATLQKGKIALVTGGGTGIGRSIAKALSAEGYVVVITGRRSDVLERAATEIAAETGGTLRAMICDIGAAERVADLFGNIKAEFGRIDLLVNNAGSNIPAIPLEEVTFDQWSGVVAANLTGAFLCTQQAFRLMKSQEPRGGRIINNGSISATTPRPNSAPYTATKHAITGLTKSTALDGRPYDIACGQIDIGNAATDMTSKMSSGVLQANGETASEPTIPSEHIARAVVYMASLPLEANVLTMTVMATKMPLVGRG; encoded by the coding sequence ATGACGCAATCCGCAACCCTGCAGAAAGGTAAGATCGCGCTCGTTACCGGCGGAGGCACCGGCATCGGTCGCAGCATCGCCAAGGCACTGAGCGCCGAAGGCTATGTCGTCGTTATCACCGGCCGCCGGAGCGATGTTCTGGAAAGGGCCGCCACTGAGATCGCTGCCGAAACCGGCGGCACGCTCCGCGCGATGATCTGCGATATCGGTGCTGCCGAACGGGTCGCGGATCTTTTCGGCAACATCAAAGCCGAGTTCGGCAGGATCGACCTTCTCGTCAACAATGCGGGCAGCAACATTCCGGCGATCCCGTTGGAAGAGGTTACTTTCGATCAGTGGAGCGGGGTGGTTGCGGCCAATCTGACCGGCGCCTTTCTTTGCACGCAGCAGGCTTTCAGGCTGATGAAGTCGCAGGAGCCACGCGGCGGCCGCATCATCAACAATGGGTCGATTTCCGCCACGACGCCGAGGCCGAATTCCGCCCCTTATACGGCGACCAAGCATGCGATCACCGGCCTGACGAAATCGACGGCGCTCGATGGGCGGCCATATGATATCGCCTGCGGCCAAATCGATATCGGGAATGCTGCGACGGACATGACGTCGAAGATGAGCTCGGGAGTGCTGCAGGCAAATGGCGAGACCGCCAGCGAGCCGACGATCCCGTCTGAGCATATCGCCCGCGCCGTCGTCTACATGGCAAGCCTGCCGTTGGAGGCAAACGTGCTGACCATGACGGTGATGGCGACAAAGATGCCGCTCGTGGGCAGGGGATAG